In the genome of Aequorivita sp. H23M31, the window AAAAAGGTATTGTGACGATACCCACAGTAAGAATATCCATATCCTTTGCCATTTTGGCTATAATGGGCGCAGCACCTGTACCAGTTCCCCCACCCATACCCGCAGTGATGAAAATCATTTTGGTATTGGTGGTTAGCATACTTTGTATCTCTTCTATACTCTCCACCGCGGACTGTTCCCCCACTTTTGGGTTTGCTCCCGCGCCCATTCCTTCAGTTAAGGAAACTCCAAGTTGTATTTTTACGGGAACCGGGCTGTTTTCCAGCGCCTGGGAATCAGTATTACAAATTACGAAATCAACCCCTTTTATGCCCTGTTTAAACATGTGATTGATAGCGTTGCTTCCACCGCCCCCCACACCTATCACCTTGATAACGTGCGATTGGTTTTTGGGCAGATCGAATGAAATGTTGTCAAATTCTGTTGTGCTGCTCATAATTCTATTTTTTAATGCAATTTTTATTTTTTATTCCTCCTATTCCTAAAACCGCTCTTAGCATCGTGGCACGATGAATCGCGGTACTCATCTTAAAGTCTACTCGGCGTTATCTAGAAATTCTTTAAACTTCTCCGCCCATTTGTCAAAAAATCGTTTTCGGTTTTTTGGCTCTGCATCTTTTTCCTTTTCCTCTTCATGCTCCATACTCTCCTGAGGAATTTCATGTTCACTTCCTTCCTCCGTATCGGGGTAGTGGTGTGGAAACCGCTTCATAAGAGAGGATTTCTCCTTGCTTTCCAAACTGTTAAGCACTAACCCTACGGCAGTTGCATAAGCAGGACTGGTAGTCTCCTCATCACTGTCCCCAGCCAAATGCTCATTTGGATACCCAATGCGCGTGTCCATACCGGTTATGTATTCAACAAGTTGTTTAATATGTTGCAATTGTGCCCCGCCACCGGTTAATACTATGCCCGCAATAAGTTTCTTTTTCTGCTCTTCGTGACCGTAATTCTTAATTTCCATATACGCTTGCTCGATAATTTCTATCACGCGCGCATGGATAATCTTTGAAAGATTTTTTAAACTTATTTCTTTGGGTTCTCTGCCTCTTAAACCTGGAATGGAAACAATTTCATTGTCTTTATTCTCTCCTGGCCACGCAGAACCAAATTTTATTTTAAGTAACTCCGCCTGTTTTTCTATAATTGAACAGCCCTCTTTAATATCTTCGGTGATTACATTTCCACCAAATGGAATGACTGCTGTATGTCTAATAATACCATCCTTAAATATGGCTAGATCTGTGGTTCCACCTCCTATATCTATCAAAGCTACTCCTGCTTCCTTTTCTTCTTGACTGAGCACAGCTTTTGCAGATGCCAAGGGTTCCAAGGTTATTGCAGAAAGTTCCAGACCAGCACTCTTAATACATCTGCCCACATTTCTAATGGAGGCTACCTGACCTACAACTACGTGAAAATTAGCTTCCAATCTCGCACCGTACATTCCGATGGGCTCCTTTATTTCGGCCTGTCCATCCACCTTGTAATCCTGTGGCAATACGTGTAAAATCTCTTCTCCCGGGAGCATTACCAGTTTATGGACCTGATTGCACAGACGATCGATATCATCTTCACTAATTACCTCTTCACCGTCTGCACGGGTAATATAATCGCTATGCTGAAGACTTCTTATGTGCTGGCCGGCAATACCAACCACCACTTCCTTTATTTTCATTCCTGAAGCCGTTTCTGCATCTTGTACCGCTTGCTGTATGGATTGAATGGTTTGGGTAATATTATTCACTACACCTCGGTGTACGCCCAAACTTTTGGCTTTACCGATTCCCAAAACCTCCATTTTGCCATAATCGTTTTTTCGTCCGATCATGGCCACAATCTTGGTTGTTCCAATATCAAGTCCTACCGCAATATTATCTTTTTCCATGGCCTATCTTTTTTGTGGCTATTACCTGATTATCGAACTTCAGGTTCACCTTTTCATACCCATAAAGAGTACTATCTTGTTGTGTTTTTTTATAAAATGCTTTAAAATTCTGAAACTTATTTTCAATAGCCACTGGCTTTCCGAAAAGCACCTTTAGATCGGTTTTCCGCAGCTCCAATTCAATCTCTCCATTTTCCCTTCCATTTAACCCTACCACGATCTTCTCCATAAAATCGTCCTGCCTAATATGAAGCAACAGGGGGGTTATTTCCTCTAAATCATTTTCTGAAATTCCGGTAATTATCGGCACTCGGGCGGAATACACATCGGACAGTGGCATCATTTTTCCGTCCGCGTCTAAATAATAATCCTGTCCCAGCCGCTGGGAGGATACTCTTCCAATGGGGTCACGTTGTTCTATCCTGGCTCCAAGGACTCCATCTATGGTAAGAAACACTTCTGCCTGGCGAATCATGGGATTTTCTCGTAACCGTTTTTCCATTTCTTTCAAAACTAAAGTTTCTTTCCCTACGTCCGTAACCTCCACTTCTTTTTGTATCAACAATTTATTAACTGTTTCGTAGGTGATAAAAGGAGCATTTCCGTTAATGAATTCCACCTCCAGCTTGGCCAGGTTCCTCTTGTCATTCCGTTTTTGACCGAAGCTATAAAGAAATACCAACAGCCCCAGAAGAACTACGAATTTTAATATTTCAATTGCCCGTTTCATACCGCAATTTTTTAGTTATTGAACTTACTTCAGCTCCAATATCTCCAGCACCTACCAGTAATTTTATTCTACATTTAGACTTTAATAAAATCTCTGGCAGTGCCGACTTAAAAACCAATCGCTTACTATAAGCCTCCACTTGATCCAAAAGCCACTGTGAGGTAATTCCGTCAATTGGTTCTTCTCTGGCAGGATAAATATCCAAAAGAACCACCTCGTCAAACTGGGAAAGACTTTTTGCGAATGCTTGTCCAAAATCTCGAGTCCGACTGAACAAATGTGGCTGGAAAACAATCTGCTTGCAATCTTCAGGATACATTTCATCAACTGCCTGAAAAAGAGCATCAAGCTCAGTGGGATGGTGTGCGTAATCGTCTATTAAAACAAGATTATCTGTTCTAATTTTATATGAAAACCTTCTTTTAACACCGCGGAAACTGGCTAGAGCTTCGGGCAGACAATCTTTTGATGCGCCAGCTCTTAATGCCATTCCCAAAGCCATAACGGCATTTAAAAGATTATGTCGTCCAGGTAAAAGATAAGTGAGATTATTCAACCTTAGATTTGGAGTTTTTAAATCGAAACAATAAGCCCCATCTACAATCCGAATATTTTGTGCCTCATAATCGGCAGCCTCCTCAACGGCAACGGTCATCCCCAATAATGGCAAGTCATTTTTAATAAATACATTCTCCTCCTTATCCACTAATCTCGAAAAAGTCAAGAAGGCATTATTAACTTCCATAGCATCTCCATAAATATCCAAATGGTCCGCGTCCATTGAAGTAACGCAGGCGATATCCGGCGTTAGCTGAAGAAAGGATCTATCAAATTCATCCGCTTCTACAACCATAATTTGACTTCCACGGAATATGAAGTTGGAATTATAATTTTCTGCAATTCCACCCAAAAAAGCGGTAACGGGCATATTACATTCAGCCATTAGATGACCCAAAATAGCAGAAGTTGTGGTTTTACCATGAGTACCTGCCACGGCTAAGCAAAGACTGTTTTTTGAAATGATGCCTAACAGTTCTGCGCGTTTAACAATTTCGAACCCTTCGGAATAGAAAAATTTCAAAATTGAATTATTCTGTGACACAGCAGGGGTGCGAACGACCAAAACATTTTCCTTTGAAAGTACACCTTTTGGAATTTCAGAAACAGCATCCAAAAATACTACTGGAATTCCTTCTGAAATTAATTCATCGGTTAACTCGGTGGAGGTTTTGTCATAGCCATAAACATTTTTACCCAGCATTTTGAAATATCGCGCAAGAGCACTCATTCCAATGCCACCGATTCCAACGAAATAAAGGGTTTCTATGTTTTCTAGGTTAGTCAAAGTTTATAAATGTTTGTTGTTTATGGTTTGTGGCTTTTAAAGTTTTTATTCTGAAGCGATTTCTAGAAAATTGTTCATTCACTTCTCAATTGCTTTTCATTAATTTCTCGATCTCTACTATAATATCTCTGGTCGCGTTGGGTTTTGCCAGCTCCTTAATATTCCCCGACAAAATTTTTTGTTGCTCTTCGGAAGAAAGCAAATCCGAAAATTTTGTATCAAAACTGTCATCCAATTCATTTTCTCTTATCAATATGGCAGCTTCTTTTTCTGCCACAGAAAGCGCATTTTTCGTTTGGTGATCTTCAGCGACATTGGGCGAGGGAATAAAAATTACTGGTTTTCCTACCAAACAAAGTTCCGATACAGATAAAGCCCCTGCCCTAGAAATTATAAAATCCCCGGCTGCGTAGGCCAGATCCATTCTATTTAAAAACGCGTGTATTTTCACATTGGCATTCTCTATGTCCTTATACACAAGTTCGTAATATTTACCACATTGCCAGATTACCTGTAAATTGTGTTTTTCAAAAAGAGGCAATGACTTTTCTATCAATTCGTTTATTCTCTTCGCGCCCAGGCTCCCACCCAATACAAGGAGTGTTTTTTTGTCTTTGTCCAATTTGAAAAATTGAAGCGCTTCCTCTTTCTTTTCAGAAATATCCAACAAATCCTGCCTAACCGGATTTCCTGTAAATCGAATTTTTTCAGCGGGAAAAAATTTCTCCATCCCTTCATAAGCAACACAAATGCTCTTGGCACTGCCACTAAGCCACTTATTTGTGATGCCTGCGTAGCTGTTCTGTTCTTGGATCAAACAGGGAATTTTTTTTAATGATGCCATTCGCAATAATGGAGCGCTGGCGTACCCCCCGGTTCCAATAGCGACATCTGCTCTAAAATTCTTTAAAATAGTATTGGATTTTGCCAAGCTTGAAACCAACTTTAAAGGAAATGCGAGATTTTGAATTGAAAGACTACGCTGTAACCCTGAAATCCAAAGTCCTTTGATGCGATAACCTGCTTGGGGAACTTTTTCCATTTCCATCCTATCCTTTGATCCCACGAACAAAAATTCGGCTTCAGGATACCGAGATTTCAATTCGTCCGCAATGGCAATAGCGGGATAGATATGTCCTCCCGTTCCGCCGCCTGATATGATGAATTTTGGTTTCAATTATTTACTTATTTTCAGATTCTTCTTTTAAATCTCGTATTAATATTCCTAAGACGAAAAATTTACGTCAATGCTAGATCGCTTCACTTAAAACATCCAAAGGATTCTCTTCTGCTTCTTCCTTGTGGACTACCTCCCGTTTTGCACTAACGCTCAAAATCATTCCCAATGCCAGACACGTCATCCATATTGAGGTTCCCCCACTACTTATTAACGGTAAATTTTGACCGGTTACCGGAAAGAGTTCTACTGCCACTGCCATATTTATCATTGCCCGAAAAATTATGGGCATTCCTACCCCGATGACCAGTAATTTTCCAAAAACGGAGGTCGATTTGTGGGCCACCACTAGGATTCTGAACAGCAGAAACAAATAAAGAAGCATCAGAAACATTCCGCCCACAAGTCCGAATTCCTCTACAATAATGGCATAGATAAAATCGGAAGATGATTGAGGCAAAAAGTTCTTCTGAACACTTTTTCCAGGTCCAAGTCCCGTAATCCCACCGGAAGCAATCGCAATCTTAGCTTTTTCTATTTGGTAGTCCGCTTCTGTATCCTGTTTATCAGCAAAATTGTCTATTCGGCTCATCCATGTATCTACCCGATTCGGGAAAATATCGGGAAAAGCTTTCGCGGTGAGAATGAAAATTGTCAGGAATACTAAACCTGTGCCTAAAATAATTCCTAAGTATTTTAAAGGATACCCGCCTACAAATACCAACATCACAACCATAGTAAAAATAATTCCTGCCGTAGAAAAGTTAGCTGGAAGAATTAATGCCAATACTATAAAAACCGGCGTCCAAAGTGGTAGGATAGTTTCTTTGAAAATAACCGTTTTATCCTTAATCCTGGATAAATATCTGGCCACATAAGTCATTAATACAACCCCTGCCAAGGTAGAAGTCTGAAAAGTTATACCTACAAAAGGTATTCTAATCCATCGGCTAGCATTAGCTCCGTCTATTGTCCTTCCTTCGGCCATGGTAAGTCCCAATAAAATGACAACTACCGGTAAGGCAATAATGGATAGACCTCGGAAATAATTATAGGGAATCTTATGGATACCATATAAAATTCCAAACCCTAAAACCAAATGAGCAAAATGCCTAAGCAGGTAAGGTAGTGTACTACCATCACCAAAAAGATAAGCCAAATTGCTACTGGCACTGTAAACAGGCATAAAGGACAATAGTGCCAAAAGACTTACTATTCCCCAGATAACCTTATCTCCTTGTATGTAATGGAAGATGTTTTTCACTTTAAAAGTTTGTTGTTTGTCGTTTATTATTTGTTGTCAGAATGATTTTTTTTTACAATTTTCTTACTGCCTCTTTAAATTGTCTGCCACGGTCTTCGTAATTTTCAAACAAATCGAAGCTCGCACAAGCAGGAGAAAGGAGAACAGAGTTATTCTTTTCTGCAAGTTTATAAGCCGCCTTTACTGCCATCGCCATAGAATCGGTTTCCAGAATAGTGTCCACAATGTTGCCAAAGGCTTCAACAATTTTTTGGTTGTCCACGCCCAAACAGATTATCGCCTTTACCTTTTCATTCACCAATGGCAAAAGTTCACTATAATCATTTCCTTTATCCACACCACCAACAATCCATATTGTAGGATTCTGCATACTTCCCAAGGCATAAAAAGTGGCGTTGACATTCGTTGCCTTTGAATCGTTTATATACTGGACATTATTGATTTTTAAAACTTTTTCCAATCTGTGCTCCACC includes:
- the ftsA gene encoding cell division protein FtsA, whose protein sequence is MEKDNIAVGLDIGTTKIVAMIGRKNDYGKMEVLGIGKAKSLGVHRGVVNNITQTIQSIQQAVQDAETASGMKIKEVVVGIAGQHIRSLQHSDYITRADGEEVISEDDIDRLCNQVHKLVMLPGEEILHVLPQDYKVDGQAEIKEPIGMYGARLEANFHVVVGQVASIRNVGRCIKSAGLELSAITLEPLASAKAVLSQEEKEAGVALIDIGGGTTDLAIFKDGIIRHTAVIPFGGNVITEDIKEGCSIIEKQAELLKIKFGSAWPGENKDNEIVSIPGLRGREPKEISLKNLSKIIHARVIEIIEQAYMEIKNYGHEEQKKKLIAGIVLTGGGAQLQHIKQLVEYITGMDTRIGYPNEHLAGDSDEETTSPAYATAVGLVLNSLESKEKSSLMKRFPHHYPDTEEGSEHEIPQESMEHEEEKEKDAEPKNRKRFFDKWAEKFKEFLDNAE
- a CDS encoding cell division protein FtsQ/DivIB, with the protein product MKRAIEILKFVVLLGLLVFLYSFGQKRNDKRNLAKLEVEFINGNAPFITYETVNKLLIQKEVEVTDVGKETLVLKEMEKRLRENPMIRQAEVFLTIDGVLGARIEQRDPIGRVSSQRLGQDYYLDADGKMMPLSDVYSARVPIITGISENDLEEITPLLLHIRQDDFMEKIVVGLNGRENGEIELELRKTDLKVLFGKPVAIENKFQNFKAFYKKTQQDSTLYGYEKVNLKFDNQVIATKKIGHGKR
- the murC gene encoding UDP-N-acetylmuramate--L-alanine ligase, which gives rise to MTNLENIETLYFVGIGGIGMSALARYFKMLGKNVYGYDKTSTELTDELISEGIPVVFLDAVSEIPKGVLSKENVLVVRTPAVSQNNSILKFFYSEGFEIVKRAELLGIISKNSLCLAVAGTHGKTTTSAILGHLMAECNMPVTAFLGGIAENYNSNFIFRGSQIMVVEADEFDRSFLQLTPDIACVTSMDADHLDIYGDAMEVNNAFLTFSRLVDKEENVFIKNDLPLLGMTVAVEEAADYEAQNIRIVDGAYCFDLKTPNLRLNNLTYLLPGRHNLLNAVMALGMALRAGASKDCLPEALASFRGVKRRFSYKIRTDNLVLIDDYAHHPTELDALFQAVDEMYPEDCKQIVFQPHLFSRTRDFGQAFAKSLSQFDEVVLLDIYPAREEPIDGITSQWLLDQVEAYSKRLVFKSALPEILLKSKCRIKLLVGAGDIGAEVSSITKKLRYETGN
- the murG gene encoding undecaprenyldiphospho-muramoylpentapeptide beta-N-acetylglucosaminyltransferase, with the translated sequence MKPKFIISGGGTGGHIYPAIAIADELKSRYPEAEFLFVGSKDRMEMEKVPQAGYRIKGLWISGLQRSLSIQNLAFPLKLVSSLAKSNTILKNFRADVAIGTGGYASAPLLRMASLKKIPCLIQEQNSYAGITNKWLSGSAKSICVAYEGMEKFFPAEKIRFTGNPVRQDLLDISEKKEEALQFFKLDKDKKTLLVLGGSLGAKRINELIEKSLPLFEKHNLQVIWQCGKYYELVYKDIENANVKIHAFLNRMDLAYAAGDFIISRAGALSVSELCLVGKPVIFIPSPNVAEDHQTKNALSVAEKEAAILIRENELDDSFDTKFSDLLSSEEQQKILSGNIKELAKPNATRDIIVEIEKLMKSN
- a CDS encoding FtsW/RodA/SpoVE family cell cycle protein → MKNIFHYIQGDKVIWGIVSLLALLSFMPVYSASSNLAYLFGDGSTLPYLLRHFAHLVLGFGILYGIHKIPYNYFRGLSIIALPVVVILLGLTMAEGRTIDGANASRWIRIPFVGITFQTSTLAGVVLMTYVARYLSRIKDKTVIFKETILPLWTPVFIVLALILPANFSTAGIIFTMVVMLVFVGGYPLKYLGIILGTGLVFLTIFILTAKAFPDIFPNRVDTWMSRIDNFADKQDTEADYQIEKAKIAIASGGITGLGPGKSVQKNFLPQSSSDFIYAIIVEEFGLVGGMFLMLLYLFLLFRILVVAHKSTSVFGKLLVIGVGMPIIFRAMINMAVAVELFPVTGQNLPLISSGGTSIWMTCLALGMILSVSAKREVVHKEEAEENPLDVLSEAI